One Chryseobacterium indoltheticum DNA segment encodes these proteins:
- a CDS encoding TetR/AcrR family transcriptional regulator: MTRAEITRSNILQSALMLTYRQGYQATSIDEILEKTQVTKGAFYYHFRNKNEMGMALISEALNNEILPFIEKSLSKGTDFKKNMYQMMHSLLLEHPFMNAVNGCPTVNLIQEMAPLSDAFRKALLKSLNKWRKAIEDEITRSQTAGQLSLDHDAKKIAIHILTQYHGVRNMGKILGKRYYYTFLKEFKIYIDSLD, encoded by the coding sequence ATGACAAGAGCAGAAATCACGAGATCTAATATTTTACAGAGTGCTTTGATGCTCACCTACAGGCAGGGGTATCAAGCAACAAGCATCGATGAGATCTTGGAAAAAACTCAAGTTACCAAAGGCGCTTTCTATTATCATTTTCGTAACAAAAATGAAATGGGTATGGCACTTATCAGTGAAGCCTTAAACAATGAGATATTACCTTTCATAGAAAAATCGCTTTCCAAAGGAACGGACTTTAAGAAAAACATGTATCAGATGATGCATAGTTTATTATTAGAACATCCTTTTATGAATGCCGTAAATGGATGTCCCACCGTTAATCTAATTCAGGAAATGGCACCGCTGTCGGATGCATTTCGCAAGGCTCTTTTAAAGTCATTAAATAAATGGCGAAAGGCAATTGAAGACGAGATAACAAGATCTCAAACGGCCGGTCAGTTGAGTTTGGATCATGATGCAAAAAAGATTGCAATTCATATTCTGACTCAATATCATGGCGTAAGAAATATGGGAAAGATATTAGGAAAGAGATACTATTATACATTTCTTAAAGAGTTTAAAATTTATATAGATTCATTAGATTAA
- a CDS encoding efflux RND transporter permease subunit, producing the protein MLKVFIDKPVIATVVSIMLVILGAVGLMDLPIQQFPDIAPPVVQVSANYPGANAETMVRAVAPALEESINGVENMTYMSSTSSNDGTLTISVYFKLGTDPDQAAVNVQNRVSSATGLLPTEVVQAGITTQKVQNSLVMAINLMSENPKLYDATYLTNYAQINVIPEIKRIQGVGQVRFLGSNKDYSMRIWLNPAQMTAYSITPNEVMAAVKSKNQEAAPGRLGQSSNRSFEYVLKYSGKYTKPEEYGNMIIRSNSDGTILKLRDVAKVELGSYTYNSLNTVHDKQSILFEVVQLPGSNSREIQTKVGEYLKKAEKDFPPGIKQQILYNTKDMLDQSIEQVQQTLLEAFILVFIVVYIFLQDFRSTLIPAIAVPVAIIGTFFFMSIFGFSINLLTLFALVLAIGIVVDDAIVVVEAVHSKLEHKNITPRKATMSAMHEITGAIISITLVMAAVFLPVGFMNGSAGVFYRQFAFTLAIAISISAVNALTLSPALCALLLKDVNHDHHEKPKNFKQRFFFAFNKGFENVTSRYVGSVKKMIKFKWISLEALVAIMLVTGILIRKTPTGFIPSEDLGFIAISVNLPPGSSMKRTQAILDEAADKVRDMPAKFAFNQVAGFNILTSSTSPSSGVAFFRMKKDGERGDMNDVSANIAELQKRMNTIKGAQCFVFSFPTVPGFSNVDALDIVLEDKAGGKLDKFGGIANRFIAELMKRPEIAVAFTTFRADYPQLEMILDHEKIEQLGIDEKDVLSSMQAYFGSAQVSDFNRFGKYYRVMIQAEKEERADLASMNEIYVKNKTGSMVPVNTIVSLKRVFGPEVITRYNLYNSIGVNAVPKPGYSTGDAIQAIREVAEKELPTGYSFEFSGMTREEILSGGQSVLIFALSLVFVYFLLCAQYNSYILPLAVVLSVPTGIIGVFVAIRLAGIDNNIYIQVALIMLIGLLAKNAILIVEFASQRRNAGHSLVESALEAAKLRIRPIIMTSIAFVAGIAPMMRATGPSAMGNHSISIGAAGGMIGGVVLGLFFIPVLFIVFQALHEKVSGKPANTTPEPVLQ; encoded by the coding sequence ATGTTAAAAGTTTTTATAGACAAACCGGTTATTGCAACAGTAGTTTCCATCATGCTGGTCATTTTGGGAGCCGTAGGTCTCATGGATCTTCCCATTCAACAATTTCCGGACATTGCACCTCCTGTCGTTCAGGTTTCCGCAAACTATCCCGGCGCCAATGCCGAAACAATGGTTCGTGCTGTTGCACCCGCTCTCGAAGAATCAATCAATGGAGTTGAAAACATGACTTACATGAGTTCGACATCCAGCAATGACGGAACACTCACAATATCAGTCTATTTTAAATTAGGTACAGACCCCGATCAGGCTGCGGTGAATGTTCAAAATCGTGTTTCATCTGCAACAGGATTGTTGCCGACCGAAGTGGTTCAGGCAGGTATAACCACGCAAAAAGTTCAAAACTCACTGGTCATGGCAATCAATCTAATGAGTGAAAATCCAAAACTATATGATGCAACATATTTAACAAATTATGCTCAAATAAACGTAATTCCGGAGATAAAACGTATACAAGGAGTTGGACAGGTAAGATTTTTAGGAAGCAATAAAGATTACTCCATGCGTATTTGGCTAAATCCGGCACAGATGACCGCATATAGTATTACTCCTAACGAGGTCATGGCAGCTGTCAAAAGTAAGAACCAAGAGGCGGCGCCAGGAAGATTAGGACAATCAAGTAACCGATCTTTTGAGTATGTTCTTAAGTATTCAGGAAAATATACCAAACCTGAAGAATATGGAAACATGATCATTAGATCTAACTCAGATGGAACTATCTTGAAATTGAGAGATGTTGCCAAAGTTGAATTGGGAAGTTATACTTACAATTCTTTGAACACAGTACATGACAAACAAAGTATTTTGTTTGAGGTAGTTCAATTACCGGGGTCAAATTCAAGGGAAATACAAACCAAAGTAGGTGAATATCTGAAAAAAGCTGAGAAAGATTTCCCTCCTGGAATCAAGCAGCAAATTCTGTACAACACCAAAGATATGTTGGATCAATCCATTGAACAGGTTCAACAAACTTTACTGGAAGCCTTCATCCTTGTATTTATTGTTGTTTATATATTCTTACAGGATTTCAGATCCACATTGATTCCCGCCATTGCTGTACCCGTAGCAATTATCGGAACATTCTTTTTCATGTCGATTTTCGGATTTTCAATAAATCTTCTAACCTTATTTGCACTTGTTCTTGCTATCGGAATCGTGGTGGATGATGCAATCGTCGTGGTGGAAGCTGTTCATTCAAAACTGGAACATAAAAACATTACACCGAGAAAAGCTACCATGTCCGCTATGCATGAAATAACCGGCGCAATCATCTCCATTACTCTGGTTATGGCTGCGGTTTTTCTACCTGTTGGATTTATGAACGGTTCAGCCGGGGTCTTTTATCGCCAATTTGCCTTTACTCTGGCAATCGCTATTTCTATTTCGGCTGTAAATGCATTGACCTTGAGTCCCGCTTTGTGCGCTTTGCTTTTGAAAGATGTGAATCATGACCACCACGAAAAGCCAAAAAATTTCAAACAAAGATTTTTCTTCGCATTTAACAAAGGTTTTGAAAACGTAACCTCAAGATATGTTGGGAGCGTAAAGAAAATGATAAAATTTAAATGGATAAGCCTCGAAGCACTTGTGGCAATCATGCTTGTAACAGGAATATTAATACGAAAAACTCCCACAGGATTTATTCCTTCCGAGGATTTGGGCTTTATTGCCATCTCGGTTAATCTTCCTCCAGGTTCATCGATGAAGAGAACGCAGGCAATTCTTGATGAAGCTGCTGACAAAGTTAGAGATATGCCGGCAAAGTTCGCTTTCAATCAGGTAGCGGGATTTAACATATTGACAAGTTCTACAAGTCCATCTTCGGGTGTTGCATTTTTCAGGATGAAGAAAGACGGAGAACGCGGTGATATGAACGACGTATCCGCAAATATTGCAGAACTTCAGAAACGTATGAATACGATCAAAGGTGCGCAATGTTTTGTCTTTTCATTTCCGACAGTACCGGGATTCAGCAATGTAGATGCACTGGATATAGTTCTTGAAGATAAGGCAGGTGGAAAACTTGATAAATTTGGAGGTATTGCAAATCGTTTTATTGCAGAACTGATGAAAAGACCTGAAATCGCAGTGGCTTTTACGACATTTCGTGCGGATTACCCACAGTTAGAGATGATATTGGATCATGAAAAAATCGAACAGCTCGGTATTGATGAAAAAGATGTCTTAAGCAGTATGCAGGCATATTTTGGAAGTGCTCAGGTATCGGATTTCAACCGGTTCGGTAAATATTATCGGGTGATGATTCAGGCGGAAAAAGAAGAACGCGCCGATCTTGCTTCAATGAATGAAATTTATGTCAAAAACAAAACGGGAAGCATGGTACCCGTTAACACTATAGTAAGTCTGAAAAGGGTATTTGGTCCTGAAGTCATAACCAGATACAATCTTTACAACTCCATCGGAGTTAATGCGGTACCCAAACCGGGTTACAGTACAGGCGATGCAATTCAGGCTATTAGGGAAGTCGCAGAAAAGGAATTACCTACAGGTTATTCTTTTGAATTTTCCGGAATGACAAGAGAGGAAATTTTATCCGGTGGGCAATCTGTGTTAATATTTGCATTATCGCTTGTGTTTGTATATTTCCTGTTATGTGCTCAATACAACAGTTACATCCTTCCTCTGGCCGTCGTTCTTTCAGTACCTACGGGTATTATCGGAGTATTCGTGGCAATACGTCTGGCAGGGATCGATAACAATATTTACATTCAGGTTGCTTTGATCATGTTGATCGGATTACTCGCTAAAAACGCAATTCTGATAGTGGAATTTGCATCTCAACGAAGAAATGCCGGACACTCACTGGTAGAATCCGCACTGGAAGCTGCCAAACTGAGAATACGTCCAATTATTATGACGTCGATTGCATTTGTTGCCGGTATTGCGCCAATGATGAGAGCAACAGGACCATCTGCAATGGGCAATCACTCCATCAGTATTGGTGCGGCCGGAGGAATGATCGGCGGCGTTGTTCTGGGACTGTTTTTTATACCTGTTTTGTTTATCGTGTTTCAGGCGCTGCATGAGAAAGTATCAGGAAAACCAGCTAATACTACTCCGGAACCTGTTTTACAATAA
- a CDS encoding nuclear transport factor 2 family protein, which produces MFSTVATAKVNAGSGGNSNEKENRSKKMEKMDDTKAILAVIDTYIEGLRQGRVDLLKKSFHKDAIMHGYSRDNKITEGSVQHLYDIIEKAGALSNVTAKNKVLNQTSNTAFVLAELKSTAPNENSTDYLSLMKIDGQWKIISKVYHLSYAK; this is translated from the coding sequence ATGTTTTCGACAGTTGCGACAGCAAAAGTGAATGCCGGTTCAGGGGGAAATAGTAACGAAAAAGAAAATAGGTCAAAAAAAATGGAAAAGATGGATGATACAAAAGCTATTCTCGCAGTTATAGATACCTACATAGAAGGACTTCGTCAAGGTCGTGTCGATCTTTTGAAAAAAAGTTTTCATAAAGATGCAATCATGCACGGATATTCGAGAGATAATAAAATTACGGAAGGAAGCGTGCAACACCTTTACGATATCATTGAAAAGGCTGGTGCCTTATCGAACGTTACAGCGAAAAACAAAGTTCTGAATCAGACTTCTAATACAGCATTTGTTCTTGCCGAATTGAAGTCGACAGCACCTAACGAAAACTCCACCGATTATCTCTCTCTGATGAAGATTGATGGCCAATGGAAGATAATTTCGAAGGTCTATCATCTATCTTATGCAAAATAA
- a CDS encoding TolC family protein produces MKKYFKITVTANILFIIIGCTVSKDLKTPAPELPSTFRNAVTEDTMSIASLPWKEFYRDTMLQKLIDSSIVRNFDMQIALKNVEESRLRLKQSQWNNVPIVGLNISSSTNNPSNNSLNGMSTSQFLGTNHLEDYTTSISLSWEADIWGKIRSKNKIALASYLLTNEARKAIQTELIANVTQGYYNLIMLDEQLKIAQRNILLNESTVRMMTIQYESGQVTSLAVEQAEAQLLATQKLIPELEQATIQQENALRVLSGDLPSSINRSFLSEQVILPETISAGLPSTLLRLRPDIKRKEFELALSNAKVGVSKADMYPSLRITASGGVNSLKASDWFNIPSALFGIVGASVVQPLLQHKELSTQYKVDLVEREKSVLKFRQSVVNAVGEVSDALVKIEKLKTQETLAEKRVNKLKQSTMRANDLFNNGMATYLEVIIAQGNVLQSELELALIRRSELIAISELYRSLGGGVN; encoded by the coding sequence ATGAAAAAATACTTTAAAATAACTGTCACAGCAAATATCCTTTTCATTATTATCGGTTGTACAGTCTCCAAAGACTTGAAGACACCTGCACCCGAACTGCCTTCGACATTTCGTAATGCGGTGACTGAGGATACGATGTCGATCGCTTCTCTTCCGTGGAAAGAATTTTACAGAGATACTATGCTTCAGAAGTTGATTGACAGTTCCATTGTCCGGAATTTTGATATGCAAATCGCACTGAAAAATGTCGAAGAATCCCGGTTAAGATTGAAACAGTCGCAATGGAACAATGTACCGATTGTAGGACTAAATATTTCATCTTCAACAAACAATCCTTCAAACAACAGCCTGAATGGAATGTCAACTTCGCAGTTTCTTGGAACCAATCATCTGGAAGATTATACAACAAGTATAAGTTTGTCTTGGGAAGCAGATATTTGGGGCAAGATCCGCAGCAAAAACAAGATTGCTCTTGCTTCTTATTTATTAACCAATGAAGCACGCAAAGCAATACAGACTGAATTGATTGCAAATGTAACTCAAGGCTATTATAATTTGATAATGCTTGACGAACAATTGAAAATCGCGCAAAGAAACATCCTATTGAATGAGAGTACTGTAAGGATGATGACAATACAATATGAATCAGGTCAGGTCACTTCACTTGCGGTCGAACAGGCTGAGGCACAGCTTCTGGCAACACAAAAATTAATTCCGGAATTGGAACAGGCAACCATTCAACAGGAAAATGCACTGCGTGTTTTGAGCGGTGATCTGCCCTCAAGCATTAACCGTAGCTTTTTGTCGGAACAAGTAATACTTCCGGAAACAATTTCCGCAGGACTGCCTTCGACACTACTGAGACTGAGACCCGATATCAAGAGAAAGGAATTCGAACTGGCATTGTCAAATGCCAAAGTAGGTGTAAGCAAAGCTGACATGTACCCATCATTAAGAATCACAGCAAGCGGAGGAGTAAATTCACTCAAGGCGAGCGACTGGTTCAATATTCCTTCGGCGCTTTTCGGTATCGTCGGTGCAAGCGTTGTACAACCTCTCTTGCAACACAAAGAATTGAGCACTCAATATAAAGTTGATTTGGTCGAGCGTGAAAAGTCAGTATTGAAATTCAGGCAATCTGTAGTGAATGCCGTAGGTGAAGTTTCAGATGCACTGGTAAAAATTGAAAAATTAAAGACACAGGAAACATTAGCCGAAAAAAGAGTAAATAAACTCAAACAATCAACAATGAGAGCAAATGATTTGTTCAACAATGGGATGGCCACATATCTTGAAGTTATTATTGCACAAGGCAATGTGCTGCAAAGCGAACTGGAATTGGCTTTGATACGAAGATCGGAACTTATCGCAATATCCGAACTCTACAGGAGTTTGGGAGGAGGCGTTAATTGA
- a CDS encoding efflux RND transporter periplasmic adaptor subunit: protein MFAYTVLIGCKSGDDKTESANIPSVPVATVNPGNAMVYLEYPAKMEGQTDVELRAQVSGILEKIYITEGSYVKKGTPLFQIDHRPFTEDSNFAEGELLVAKADLMTAKLEVDKLTPLVQNKVVSPYQLKTAQASYQASMARLKQAKAKAGNAKITLGFATVKAPVSGFVGRLFKKTGSIISPSDVQPLSYLSDNREIHAYFSISESDFVTFKDGLQGASIAEKIKNAPAVSIILSGGQVYPQAGKLDMVDAVFDKTTGAITLRATFPNEQGLLRSGNSGRIKLGLQQSNVIGIPQSATFEMQDKLFAFVVDRNNKVRQVALTISGTSDTTYYISEGLKAGDQLVLKGMESLKEGIVVKPEKSTEKIAKININ from the coding sequence TTGTTCGCCTACACTGTATTAATAGGCTGTAAATCCGGTGATGACAAAACAGAGTCAGCAAATATACCTTCGGTTCCGGTCGCAACCGTTAATCCCGGCAATGCAATGGTCTATCTGGAATATCCTGCCAAAATGGAGGGACAAACTGATGTTGAATTACGAGCTCAAGTATCCGGAATTCTCGAAAAAATCTATATCACGGAGGGATCTTACGTAAAAAAAGGGACACCTCTGTTTCAAATTGATCACAGACCTTTCACAGAAGATTCCAATTTTGCTGAAGGCGAGTTGCTTGTTGCAAAGGCAGATCTCATGACAGCAAAGTTGGAAGTTGATAAACTTACACCTTTGGTTCAGAACAAAGTTGTTTCACCCTATCAGTTAAAGACTGCTCAAGCCTCCTATCAAGCCTCAATGGCAAGACTCAAACAGGCAAAAGCCAAAGCAGGCAATGCCAAAATAACATTGGGTTTCGCTACCGTCAAAGCTCCGGTAAGCGGTTTCGTCGGGAGATTGTTTAAGAAAACCGGCAGTATCATCTCCCCTTCTGATGTTCAGCCACTGTCATACTTATCTGATAACAGGGAAATTCACGCCTATTTTTCCATATCTGAATCAGATTTTGTAACCTTTAAGGACGGACTCCAAGGGGCATCAATTGCAGAGAAAATAAAAAATGCTCCTGCTGTCAGCATCATTCTTTCAGGAGGACAAGTATATCCTCAGGCTGGCAAACTGGATATGGTCGATGCTGTTTTCGACAAAACAACGGGAGCAATAACCTTACGTGCAACATTTCCCAATGAGCAAGGTTTACTGCGTTCCGGAAATTCAGGACGAATAAAATTGGGACTGCAACAATCGAACGTTATCGGAATTCCACAATCCGCGACTTTTGAAATGCAGGATAAACTATTCGCTTTTGTGGTCGATCGAAATAATAAAGTCCGACAGGTCGCCTTAACCATATCAGGAACATCGGACACAACCTACTATATCTCTGAAGGACTGAAAGCAGGTGATCAACTCGTGTTAAAAGGTATGGAGTCTCTAAAAGAAGGCATTGTGGTGAAACCTGAAAAGTCAACAGAAAAAATAGCTAAAATAAATATCAACTAA